From the Takifugu flavidus isolate HTHZ2018 chromosome 12, ASM371156v2, whole genome shotgun sequence genome, one window contains:
- the si:ch211-195m9.3 gene encoding galaxin isoform X3, producing the protein MSARCALGFVGLVSTLLGALSVPAQGRSVHTGSQHRLETCIQSQSDHGALVCCEDGLHGGAELSCCGLRAFDPTAATCCKVDLGNDVRANLTEGLSQITSSCCGLQAYHTLSEICCEGTVVTKPAMKARCCGKVCSNLMEVISIFFKISEAIDADLQLCCGPNSTILNRTSSHHLCCGHKQYNNQTHTCDEINGSLEISAKISARCGTKTYNTHSQLCCQSTVVAKPPARAKCCGNKAIDADLQLCCGPNSTILNRTSSHHLCCGHKQYNNQTHTCDEINGSLEISAKISGLPKTSTDIIYNHLTQGSLPTLNKLQIICSETERSLCGPTCYDPRLFCCCEGTQTNTGRSDIVPTVYNPKTHTCCDGRLSKRRPGKNPIFGSLGTICCGEDVYQSQPEICCTGSGDATSVRFYTISLKD; encoded by the exons ATGTCTGCACGGTGCGCGCTGGGATTCG TTGGGCTGGTTTCCACACTACTGGGTGCACTATCTG TGCCGGCCCAGGGCAGAAGCGTGCATACTGGATCACAACA CAGGCTGGAGACGTGTATACAGTCACAGTCTGACCATGGAGCGCTTGTGTGCTGTGAGGATGGTCTTCATGGTGGGGCAGAGCTGTCATGTTGTGGACTGCGAGCTTTCGATCCTACAGCTGCCACCTGTTGTAAAGTGGACCTTGGGAACGACGTTAGAG CAAATCTGACGGAAGGTCTCAGCCAGATCACATCATCTTGCTGTGGTTTACAGGCCTATCACACTCTCAGTGAAATCTGCTGTGAGGGAACTGTTGTAACCAAACCTGCCATGAAAGCCAGATGTTGTGGCAAAG TTTGCAGCAACCTTATGGAAGTAATTTCAATATTCTTCAAGATATCAG AGGCCATTGATGCAGACCTGCAGCTGTGTTGTGGTCCCAACAGCACCATCCTGAACAGAACCTCCAgtcatcacctctgctgtggaCATAAGCAGTACAACAATCAGACTCACACATGTGATGAGATTAATGGCAGTCTTGAGATATCAGCTAAGATATCAG CTCGCTGTGGAACAAAGACctacaacacacacagtcaacTCTGCTGTCAGTCGACTGTTGTGGCCAAGCCTCCAGCGAGGGCTAAATGCTGCGGCAACA AGGCCATTGATGCAGACCTGCAGCTGTGTTGTGGTCCCAACAGCACCATCCTGAACAGAACCTCCAgtcatcacctctgctgtggaCATAAGCAGTACAACAATCAGACTCACACATGTGATGAGATTAATGGCAGTCTTGAGATATCAGCTAAGATATCAG GTTTGCCAAAAACCTCCACTGACATTATTTACAACCACCTAACGCag gGATCCCTTCCAACCCTCAACAAACTGCAAATCATTTG CTCTGAGACAGAAAGAAGCCTTTGTGGACCAACGTGTTACGACCCTCGtctgttctgctgttgtgagggaacacaaacaaacacag GCCGGAGCGACATTGTTCCCACTGTCTAcaatccaaaaacacacacctgctgcgaTGGCCGTCTATCTAAACGGAGGCCTGGAAAGAATCCA attTTTGGCTCACTTGGAACAATCTGCTGTGGGGAAGATGTATATCAGTCCCAACCTGAGATCTGCTGCACTGGAAGCGGTGATGCTACCTCAGTGCGTTTTTACACAATTTCATTAAAGGACTAA
- the si:ch211-195m9.3 gene encoding galaxin isoform X1 → MSARCALGFVGLVSTLLGALSVPAQGRSVHTGSQHRLETCIQSQSDHGALVCCEDGLHGGAELSCCGLRAFDPTAATCCKVDLGNDVRANLTEGLSQITSSCCGLQAYHTLSEICCEGTVVTKPAMKARCCGKVCSNLMEVISIFFKISEAIDADLQLCCGPNSTILNRTSSHHLCCGHKQYNNQTHTCDEINGSLEISAKISARCGTKTYNTHSQLCCQSTVVAKPPARAKCCGNKAIDADLQLCCGPNSTILNRTSSHHLCCGHKQYNNQTHTCDEINGSLEISAKISGLPKTSTDIIYNHLTQGSLPTLNKLQIICSETERSLCGPTCYDPRLFCCCEGTQTNTGTRGRSDIVPTVYNPKTHTCCDGRLSKRRPGKNPIFGSLGTICCGEDVYQSQPEICCTGSGDATSVRFYTISLKD, encoded by the exons ATGTCTGCACGGTGCGCGCTGGGATTCG TTGGGCTGGTTTCCACACTACTGGGTGCACTATCTG TGCCGGCCCAGGGCAGAAGCGTGCATACTGGATCACAACA CAGGCTGGAGACGTGTATACAGTCACAGTCTGACCATGGAGCGCTTGTGTGCTGTGAGGATGGTCTTCATGGTGGGGCAGAGCTGTCATGTTGTGGACTGCGAGCTTTCGATCCTACAGCTGCCACCTGTTGTAAAGTGGACCTTGGGAACGACGTTAGAG CAAATCTGACGGAAGGTCTCAGCCAGATCACATCATCTTGCTGTGGTTTACAGGCCTATCACACTCTCAGTGAAATCTGCTGTGAGGGAACTGTTGTAACCAAACCTGCCATGAAAGCCAGATGTTGTGGCAAAG TTTGCAGCAACCTTATGGAAGTAATTTCAATATTCTTCAAGATATCAG AGGCCATTGATGCAGACCTGCAGCTGTGTTGTGGTCCCAACAGCACCATCCTGAACAGAACCTCCAgtcatcacctctgctgtggaCATAAGCAGTACAACAATCAGACTCACACATGTGATGAGATTAATGGCAGTCTTGAGATATCAGCTAAGATATCAG CTCGCTGTGGAACAAAGACctacaacacacacagtcaacTCTGCTGTCAGTCGACTGTTGTGGCCAAGCCTCCAGCGAGGGCTAAATGCTGCGGCAACA AGGCCATTGATGCAGACCTGCAGCTGTGTTGTGGTCCCAACAGCACCATCCTGAACAGAACCTCCAgtcatcacctctgctgtggaCATAAGCAGTACAACAATCAGACTCACACATGTGATGAGATTAATGGCAGTCTTGAGATATCAGCTAAGATATCAG GTTTGCCAAAAACCTCCACTGACATTATTTACAACCACCTAACGCag gGATCCCTTCCAACCCTCAACAAACTGCAAATCATTTG CTCTGAGACAGAAAGAAGCCTTTGTGGACCAACGTGTTACGACCCTCGtctgttctgctgttgtgagggaacacaaacaaacacaggtaCCAGAG GCCGGAGCGACATTGTTCCCACTGTCTAcaatccaaaaacacacacctgctgcgaTGGCCGTCTATCTAAACGGAGGCCTGGAAAGAATCCA attTTTGGCTCACTTGGAACAATCTGCTGTGGGGAAGATGTATATCAGTCCCAACCTGAGATCTGCTGCACTGGAAGCGGTGATGCTACCTCAGTGCGTTTTTACACAATTTCATTAAAGGACTAA
- the si:ch211-195m9.3 gene encoding galaxin isoform X5 yields the protein MSARCALGFVGLVSTLLGALSVPAQGRSVHTGSQHRLETCIQSQSDHGALVCCEDGLHGGAELSCCGLRAFDPTAATCCKVDLGNDVRANLTEGLSQITSSCCGLQAYHTLSEICCEGTVVTKPAMKARCCGKVCSNLMEVISIFFKISEAIDADLQLCCGPNSTILNRTSSHHLCCGHKQYNNQTHTCDEINGSLEISAKISEAIDADLQLCCGPNSTILNRTSSHHLCCGHKQYNNQTHTCDEINGSLEISAKISGLPKTSTDIIYNHLTQGSLPTLNKLQIICSETERSLCGPTCYDPRLFCCCEGTQTNTGTRGRSDIVPTVYNPKTHTCCDGRLSKRRPGKNPIFGSLGTICCGEDVYQSQPEICCTGSGDATSVRFYTISLKD from the exons ATGTCTGCACGGTGCGCGCTGGGATTCG TTGGGCTGGTTTCCACACTACTGGGTGCACTATCTG TGCCGGCCCAGGGCAGAAGCGTGCATACTGGATCACAACA CAGGCTGGAGACGTGTATACAGTCACAGTCTGACCATGGAGCGCTTGTGTGCTGTGAGGATGGTCTTCATGGTGGGGCAGAGCTGTCATGTTGTGGACTGCGAGCTTTCGATCCTACAGCTGCCACCTGTTGTAAAGTGGACCTTGGGAACGACGTTAGAG CAAATCTGACGGAAGGTCTCAGCCAGATCACATCATCTTGCTGTGGTTTACAGGCCTATCACACTCTCAGTGAAATCTGCTGTGAGGGAACTGTTGTAACCAAACCTGCCATGAAAGCCAGATGTTGTGGCAAAG TTTGCAGCAACCTTATGGAAGTAATTTCAATATTCTTCAAGATATCAG AGGCCATTGATGCAGACCTGCAGCTGTGTTGTGGTCCCAACAGCACCATCCTGAACAGAACCTCCAgtcatcacctctgctgtggaCATAAGCAGTACAACAATCAGACTCACACATGTGATGAGATTAATGGCAGTCTTGAGATATCAGCTAAGATATCAG AGGCCATTGATGCAGACCTGCAGCTGTGTTGTGGTCCCAACAGCACCATCCTGAACAGAACCTCCAgtcatcacctctgctgtggaCATAAGCAGTACAACAATCAGACTCACACATGTGATGAGATTAATGGCAGTCTTGAGATATCAGCTAAGATATCAG GTTTGCCAAAAACCTCCACTGACATTATTTACAACCACCTAACGCag gGATCCCTTCCAACCCTCAACAAACTGCAAATCATTTG CTCTGAGACAGAAAGAAGCCTTTGTGGACCAACGTGTTACGACCCTCGtctgttctgctgttgtgagggaacacaaacaaacacaggtaCCAGAG GCCGGAGCGACATTGTTCCCACTGTCTAcaatccaaaaacacacacctgctgcgaTGGCCGTCTATCTAAACGGAGGCCTGGAAAGAATCCA attTTTGGCTCACTTGGAACAATCTGCTGTGGGGAAGATGTATATCAGTCCCAACCTGAGATCTGCTGCACTGGAAGCGGTGATGCTACCTCAGTGCGTTTTTACACAATTTCATTAAAGGACTAA
- the si:ch211-195m9.3 gene encoding galaxin isoform X2, whose protein sequence is MSARCALGFVGLVSTLLGALSVPAQGRSVHTGSQHRLETCIQSQSDHGALVCCEDGLHGGAELSCCGLRAFDPTAATCCKVDLGNDVRANLTEGLSQITSSCCGLQAYHTLSEICCEGTVVTKPAMKARCCGKVCSNLMEVISIFFKISEAIDADLQLCCGPNSTILNRTSSHHLCCGHKQYNNQTHTCDEINGSLEISAKISARCGTKTYNTHSQLCCQSTVVAKPPARAKCCGNKAIDADLQLCCGPNSTILNRTSSHHLCCGHKQYNNQTHTCDEINGSLEISAKISGLPKTSTDIIYNHLTQGSLPTLNKLQIICSETERSLCGPTCYDPRLFCCCEGTQTNTGTRGRSDIVPTVYNPKTHTCCDGRLSKRRPGKNPIFGSLGTICCGEDVYQSQPEICCTGSGDATSIIQRRQGTV, encoded by the exons ATGTCTGCACGGTGCGCGCTGGGATTCG TTGGGCTGGTTTCCACACTACTGGGTGCACTATCTG TGCCGGCCCAGGGCAGAAGCGTGCATACTGGATCACAACA CAGGCTGGAGACGTGTATACAGTCACAGTCTGACCATGGAGCGCTTGTGTGCTGTGAGGATGGTCTTCATGGTGGGGCAGAGCTGTCATGTTGTGGACTGCGAGCTTTCGATCCTACAGCTGCCACCTGTTGTAAAGTGGACCTTGGGAACGACGTTAGAG CAAATCTGACGGAAGGTCTCAGCCAGATCACATCATCTTGCTGTGGTTTACAGGCCTATCACACTCTCAGTGAAATCTGCTGTGAGGGAACTGTTGTAACCAAACCTGCCATGAAAGCCAGATGTTGTGGCAAAG TTTGCAGCAACCTTATGGAAGTAATTTCAATATTCTTCAAGATATCAG AGGCCATTGATGCAGACCTGCAGCTGTGTTGTGGTCCCAACAGCACCATCCTGAACAGAACCTCCAgtcatcacctctgctgtggaCATAAGCAGTACAACAATCAGACTCACACATGTGATGAGATTAATGGCAGTCTTGAGATATCAGCTAAGATATCAG CTCGCTGTGGAACAAAGACctacaacacacacagtcaacTCTGCTGTCAGTCGACTGTTGTGGCCAAGCCTCCAGCGAGGGCTAAATGCTGCGGCAACA AGGCCATTGATGCAGACCTGCAGCTGTGTTGTGGTCCCAACAGCACCATCCTGAACAGAACCTCCAgtcatcacctctgctgtggaCATAAGCAGTACAACAATCAGACTCACACATGTGATGAGATTAATGGCAGTCTTGAGATATCAGCTAAGATATCAG GTTTGCCAAAAACCTCCACTGACATTATTTACAACCACCTAACGCag gGATCCCTTCCAACCCTCAACAAACTGCAAATCATTTG CTCTGAGACAGAAAGAAGCCTTTGTGGACCAACGTGTTACGACCCTCGtctgttctgctgttgtgagggaacacaaacaaacacaggtaCCAGAG GCCGGAGCGACATTGTTCCCACTGTCTAcaatccaaaaacacacacctgctgcgaTGGCCGTCTATCTAAACGGAGGCCTGGAAAGAATCCA attTTTGGCTCACTTGGAACAATCTGCTGTGGGGAAGATGTATATCAGTCCCAACCTGAGATCTGCTGCACTGGAAGCGGTGATGCTACCTCA ATAATCCAGCGGCGCCAAGGGACAGTGTGA
- the calm3a gene encoding calmodulin 3a (phosphorylase kinase, delta), translated as MADQLTEEQIAEFKEAFSLFDKDGDGTITTKELGTVMRSLGQNPTEAELQDMINEVDADGNGTIDFPEFLTMMARKMKDTDSEEEIREAFRVFDKDGNGYISAAELRHVMTNLGEKLTDEEVDEMIREADIDGDGQVNYEEFVQMMTAK; from the exons ATG GCTGATCAGCTGACCGAGGAGCAGATTGCTG AGTTCAAGGAGGCATTCTCGCTGTTTGATAAAGACGGCGATGGCACCATTACTACCAAAGAGCTCGGGACCGTGATGCGCTCCCTGGGCCAGAATCCCACCGAGGCCGAACTTCAGGACATGATCAACGAGGTCGACGCCGACG GCAATGGAACCATCGACTTTCCTGAGTTCCTGACCATGATGGCCAGGAAGATGAAAGACACcgacagcgaggaggagatCAGAGAGGCTTTCAGAGTCTTCGACAAG GACGGCAACGGCTACATCAGCGCGGCGGAGCTCCGGCACGTCATGACAAATTTAGGGGAGAAGCTGACTGACGAGGAAGTGGATGAAATGATCCGTGAAGCCGACATCGATGGTGACGGTCAGGTCAACTACGAGG AGTTTGTCCAGATGATGACTGCCAAGTGA
- the si:ch211-261a10.5 gene encoding potassium channel subfamily K member 13: MKKSGPCCRCPSLKPSRNTAQFYLLFLLIALYMLVGALVFSSLERPAELQAHRLWEKRSEDFAHKHGISLGELKSLLRHYEEARISGVRTEQGRALWDLPGAFYFVGTVVSTIGFGVSAPSTVAGKILLVFYGLLGCSASILFFNLFLERVITLLTNILLRCRRNGPAAQVQEKRDGPAEGNKPLKPSIYQLSLILFVVVMLVACAAASLYSAMEGWTYLESLYFCFVAFSTVGFGDLVSGQRAQHGETRAYQVANCLLMLLGVCCMYSLFNSIAVIIKQALSWLLGTLERLYNTIGDCRRQLRPLFKFCIPESNTCYCDDKSPNKKHTIAVYSSDHGTYGKAHIVTISNRNMT; encoded by the exons ATGAAGAAAAGTGGCCCCTGCTGCCGCTGCCCGTCCCTAAAGCCAAGCAGAAACACTGCTCAGTTCTACCTGCTGTTTCTGCTTATTGCCCTTTACATGCTGGTCGGCGCGCTGGTCTTTTCTTCCCTGGAGAGACCGGCAGAGCTGCAGGCCCATCGGCTGTGGGAAAAGAGGTCTGAGGACTTTGCTCACAAACATGGAATCAGTTTGGGAGAGCTGAAGTCTCTGCTGCGCCACTATGAAGAAGCCAGAATTTCTGGGGTGCGCACAGAACAAGGCAGAGCGTTGTGGGACCTCCCGGGTGCCTTCTACTTTGTGGGGACGGTGGTATCCACCATTG GATTTGGAGTGTCGGCGCCATCGACAGTTGCGGGGAAGATCCTGCTGGTTTTCTACGGCTTGCTTGGCTGCTCTGCCTCCATACTCTTCTTCAACCTCTTTTTGGAAAGAGTGATAACCTTGCTCACAAACATCCTGCTGCGGTGCCGCAGAAATGGACCTGCGGCCCAGGTTCAGGAGAAGAGAGACGGCCCAGCTGAGGGAAACAAACCACTGAAACCATCTATTTATCAACTGTCGCTCATCCTCTTTGTGGTAGTCATGCTGGTTGCATGTGCGGCTGCTTCTCTGTACTCAGCCATGGAAGGATGGACCTACCTAGAATccctttatttttgttttgtggcaTTCAGCACTGTTGGATTTGGAGACTTGGTGAGCGGGCAGAGAGCGCAGCACGGGGAAACCCGGGCTTACCAGGTGGCAAACTGTCTCCTGATGCTCCTGGGTGTGTGTTGCATGTATTCGCTCTTCAACTCCATCGCTGTGATCATAAAACAAGCCCTGAGCTGGTTGCTGGGGACTCTGGAGCGCTTATACAACACCATAGGCGACTGCAGGCGGCAGCTCCGACCACTGTTTAAATTCTGTATCCCCGAGTCAAACACATGTTACTGTGATGACAAAAGCCCTAATAAGAAGCACACAATTGCTGTCTACAGTTCTGACCATGGCACATATGGTAAAGCTCATATAGTGACCATTAGCAACCGAAACATGACGTGA
- the si:ch211-195m9.3 gene encoding galaxin isoform X4: MSARCALGFVGLVSTLLGALSVPAQGRSVHTGSQHRLETCIQSQSDHGALVCCEDGLHGGAELSCCGLRAFDPTAATCCKVDLGNDVRANLTEGLSQITSSCCGLQAYHTLSEICCEGTVVTKPAMKARCCGKEAIDADLQLCCGPNSTILNRTSSHHLCCGHKQYNNQTHTCDEINGSLEISAKISARCGTKTYNTHSQLCCQSTVVAKPPARAKCCGNKAIDADLQLCCGPNSTILNRTSSHHLCCGHKQYNNQTHTCDEINGSLEISAKISGLPKTSTDIIYNHLTQGSLPTLNKLQIICSETERSLCGPTCYDPRLFCCCEGTQTNTGTRGRSDIVPTVYNPKTHTCCDGRLSKRRPGKNPIFGSLGTICCGEDVYQSQPEICCTGSGDATSVRFYTISLKD; this comes from the exons ATGTCTGCACGGTGCGCGCTGGGATTCG TTGGGCTGGTTTCCACACTACTGGGTGCACTATCTG TGCCGGCCCAGGGCAGAAGCGTGCATACTGGATCACAACA CAGGCTGGAGACGTGTATACAGTCACAGTCTGACCATGGAGCGCTTGTGTGCTGTGAGGATGGTCTTCATGGTGGGGCAGAGCTGTCATGTTGTGGACTGCGAGCTTTCGATCCTACAGCTGCCACCTGTTGTAAAGTGGACCTTGGGAACGACGTTAGAG CAAATCTGACGGAAGGTCTCAGCCAGATCACATCATCTTGCTGTGGTTTACAGGCCTATCACACTCTCAGTGAAATCTGCTGTGAGGGAACTGTTGTAACCAAACCTGCCATGAAAGCCAGATGTTGTGGCAAAG AGGCCATTGATGCAGACCTGCAGCTGTGTTGTGGTCCCAACAGCACCATCCTGAACAGAACCTCCAgtcatcacctctgctgtggaCATAAGCAGTACAACAATCAGACTCACACATGTGATGAGATTAATGGCAGTCTTGAGATATCAGCTAAGATATCAG CTCGCTGTGGAACAAAGACctacaacacacacagtcaacTCTGCTGTCAGTCGACTGTTGTGGCCAAGCCTCCAGCGAGGGCTAAATGCTGCGGCAACA AGGCCATTGATGCAGACCTGCAGCTGTGTTGTGGTCCCAACAGCACCATCCTGAACAGAACCTCCAgtcatcacctctgctgtggaCATAAGCAGTACAACAATCAGACTCACACATGTGATGAGATTAATGGCAGTCTTGAGATATCAGCTAAGATATCAG GTTTGCCAAAAACCTCCACTGACATTATTTACAACCACCTAACGCag gGATCCCTTCCAACCCTCAACAAACTGCAAATCATTTG CTCTGAGACAGAAAGAAGCCTTTGTGGACCAACGTGTTACGACCCTCGtctgttctgctgttgtgagggaacacaaacaaacacaggtaCCAGAG GCCGGAGCGACATTGTTCCCACTGTCTAcaatccaaaaacacacacctgctgcgaTGGCCGTCTATCTAAACGGAGGCCTGGAAAGAATCCA attTTTGGCTCACTTGGAACAATCTGCTGTGGGGAAGATGTATATCAGTCCCAACCTGAGATCTGCTGCACTGGAAGCGGTGATGCTACCTCAGTGCGTTTTTACACAATTTCATTAAAGGACTAA